The Candidatus Binatia bacterium genome segment TGGCGGAGCGGACGGAAAGCTCGAGCTCGTCGACCTTCTTGAGCAGCGCCGGGTTGAAGGCGAGCTCGGGAATCGCGTGCTGGGCCTCCTCGCGGCGCGGCTCCTCGAAGTTGACGAACACCGCGAGCTGGTCCTGCAGGATGCGCGCGGCAACGGCGACGGCGTCATCGGGACGCACGCTGCCGTCGGTGTAGATGTCGAGCGTCAGCTTGTCGTAGTCGGTTCTCTGGCCGACGCGGGCGCTGCTGACGACGAAGTTCACCTTGCGAACCGGCGAGAACACCGCGTCGAGGTGGATCGTACCCACCGGCGCGTCTTCTTCGCGATTTCGGTCGGCCGTCACGTAACCGCTTCCGCGGCGCGCCGTCAGCTCCATGCGGATCGTGCCGTTCGGGCCGAGCGTCGCGATGTGGTGCTCGGGATTGAGCACCGTGACGTGCGGGCCGAAGTCGAGGTCGCCGGCGACCAGCTCGCGCGGGCCCTTGAGCTCGACGATGCCGGTGTGGCGCTGGCCCTCGTGGATCAGCAGGCGCACTTCCTTCAGGTTGAGAACGACGTCGGTGACGTCCTCGGTCACGCCGTCGATCGTCGAGAACTCGTGCAGGACGCCCTCGATGCGAACCGACGTGATCGCGGCACCCTTCAGCGACGACAGCAGGATGCGGCGCAGCGAGTTGCCGATCGTCGTGCCGAAGCCGCGCTCGAACGGCTCGAGCTCGATGCGACCGTAACGCTCGTTGAGGTCGCGCACTTCCAGCTTCGGCCGGATCAGGTCTTTCCAGTTGTCCAACATTTCTTCGACTGCCTCCGTACGGGCTCCGCCACGCGGAGCCGCCGTTTGCGTTACTTCGAGTACAACTCGACGACCAGGCGCTCGTTGATCGGCATCGTCAACTCGTCGCGGGCCGGCAAGCGCTTGACCTTGCCGGCAAAGGTGCCGGCGTCCAGTTCGAGCCAGTCGGGCACGCCGCGGCGCTGCGAAATCTCGATCGCCCGCTTGAACACGTCCTTCTCGCGGCTGCGCTCGCGCACCTGCACCTGGTCACCGATGCGCACGAGGAACGACGGGATGTCGACCCGCTGCCCGTTGACGGTGAAATGGCGGTGGCGAATGAGCTGGCGCGCTTCCGAGC includes the following:
- a CDS encoding DNA-directed RNA polymerase subunit alpha, which gives rise to MLDNWKDLIRPKLEVRDLNERYGRIELEPFERGFGTTIGNSLRRILLSSLKGAAITSVRIEGVLHEFSTIDGVTEDVTDVVLNLKEVRLLIHEGQRHTGIVELKGPRELVAGDLDFGPHVTVLNPEHHIATLGPNGTIRMELTARRGSGYVTADRNREEDAPVGTIHLDAVFSPVRKVNFVVSSARVGQRTDYDKLTLDIYTDGSVRPDDAVAVAARILQDQLAVFVNFEEPRREEAQHAIPELAFNPALLKKVDELELSVRSA